In Natronococcus sp. AD-5, the genomic window CGACGGCGGGTCTCCCGTCCCCGTTCTCCGGGCCGCGGCCGACGCCGGAGTGGCCGTTTTTACGAGCGCGAGTATCGCGCAGGGCGAGCTCGCCTCGAGGCTTCCGAACGCGATTGCGGAGCGCGCTCCCGGCGACCGTCCGGTCCAGCAGGCGCTGACGTTCGCCCGTTCGGCACCGGGGGTGACGTCGTCGCTCGTCGGGATGAGTCGACCCGCTCACGTCGAAGAGAACGTCGCGTCGGGGATCCACAACCCGCTCGAAGACGACGCGTTCGAAGCGATGCTCGAGTGATCGTCGTCGGGGGTCGCCTCGAACTACTGCCCTACCGGATCTCTTTCCACTCCGCGGCGCAGTCGGGACAGATCCGGACCGTCTTGATCTGATCCGGGTCGTTCTCGGTCTTCAGCGGTTTCTCGCACTGGCCGCAGACGAGTCGGTCGTAGGTGTCTTTCTCGAGTTCGCCCTCGCGAAGTGCCTTCCGGACTGATTTCATGTTCGCCCCCTACGGAGGTAGGGGTGAAAAAGACTGGTGCTTTTTCTGGTAATACAGAAGTCAGTGACCGTTTTCGAGTCGAACGGTAAACGCGCGGCTACCCCGTTCCAGCGCGAACGGCTGCCCGGCTCTCTCGATACCCTTCGGCTCGCCCGAGTCGTGGCCGTTTTATCGGTTCGCTCGAACAGTGTACCGATGGAGTACGTCCAGGAGCGAATCGCGACGCTCCACGATCTCGGCGACGCGGCGGTCCCCGATGGCCTCGAGCGCGATCCCGTCGCCGAGACGGCCGTCGTCGTTCCGATGACCGACCGGGAACACGAGAGTCCGGCCGCCGCGCGCGTGCTCTCGGAACTCGAGGCGCTCGACCCGGCCGCCGTGTTCGTCCCCGTCCGCGCTTCGCCGGACCGCATCGAGCCGTTTCGCGAGTGGCTCGAGTCGTTCGCGCTGCCGATGCGGGTGCTCTGGTGTAATGCCCCCGACCTCGAGGCGCTGCTTTTCGACGTCGGCCTCGCCGACGGCGCCGGAAAGGGCCGCGACGTCTGGCTCGCGCTCGGTCCCGCCGCCGAGGCCGCCGAGTACGTCGTCGTGCACGACGCCGACGCCCGGAGTTACGAGGCCGATCACGTTCGCCGCCTGCTCGCGCCCCTGACGATGGACTTCGCCTTCTCGAAGGGGTACTACGCGCGCGTCGAGCAGGGTCGGCTCTACGGCCGACTCTTCCGACTGTTCTACGCCCCCCTGCTCCGGGCGCTCTCGGCGGGTCACGACGCGCCCGTCATCGCGTACTTCGACGCGTTCCGGTACGCGCTCGCCGGCGAGTTCGCAATGCGGGCCGACCTCGCCGAGCGACTCCGGCCGCCCCGAGCGTGGGGGCTCGAGGTCGGAACGGTAGGGGACGCCTTCGACTACGCCGGCTTCGCGGGGACCGCGCAGGTCGACCTCGGCCGCCACGAACACGACCACCGCGCCGTCGCGGGCGACGCGGGCCTCGAGGGGATGAGCCGCGAGGTGGCGGCCGAACTCCTGCGCGCCTTCCAGGAGCGCGGCGTCGCGCCCGACTACGAGAGCCTGCCGGCCCGATACCGCGCGGCCGGCCGGGAGTTGATCGAGCAGTACCGGGCGGACGCGACGTTCAACGGCCTCGCGTACGATCCAGCGGAGGAGCGCGATCAGCTCGAGCGCTACGCCGAGTCGATCGCCCCGCCGGGCCCCGACCGCCGACTGCCGCGCTGGACGAACGCGCCGATCACGCCGCAGGCGGTCGTCCACGCGGCCGATCCCCGGCTCGAGCGACCGGTCGACTCGGCGGGCGGCGACTGACCCGCGGTCCTCGAGGCGCTCAGTCGATCCGTTCGAGAAGCGTTCTTCCGCGCGTACAGAACCGGTCGCGAACGGCGGCTATCGAATCGGACCGGAGATCGTAACGCAGGTCGGGCGGATCGTCCGCCCAGGAGCCGTCTTCGAGGAGTTCGTGGGCGAGTAACCGATCGTCCGCGGCCAGTACGCGCTCCCACTCGTCGGTCGTCGGCGGATCGACGTCGAAGGACTCCCAGACGGCTTCGAGAACGCGCGCTTCGGTCCGTTCGATCACCTCGAGTCGGTCCTTGATCGGTCGGGGAATATCTCCGAGGTAGGCTTCTCCCGCGTCGTGGAGCAACCCGAATAGCTGAAGCCGAGGGGTATCGGACGACAGTTCACGACTCACGTGAAGACAGTGATACCCGACGCTGTAGAAGCGGGTACAGTGACCGCCGAACCGGCACGTGTGTGCGAGTCCTGCGGCGATATCCAGCAAACAGATCTCCTCGGGTGTTAGATTAAACGGGTCAACGCGTCGTCCCGAGTACGTCTCGATAGCGGATTCGGACGCCGATTCGGACATGACCGAAATGTAACATTCCCATTCGATAAGTTTGCTGCTATTCCGGCGTTCTCGCGTAGTTTGCGTCCGATCCGTACTGAACACGACTAGCAACACGCGCGAAAGCCGGGCTGTTGCACACGCGATACTCCTGAAGCGAACGCGGGAATTTCTCGGCTCGTGAGTCTGGACCACCGACTTATTCCTCAGAATCCCGCGGGTCTTTGCAGACGATCTCGCGCAGTTCGTCGCCGAGGGTGTCGTGGTTCTCGTCGCGGCTCTCCAGGTCGTCCTCAAGCTGCTCGTGATCGTCTACCGCACGCGAGGACCCAGAACCCCGGGATGCAGATCCCAGATTCCGCCAGAACACCAGCGTGCTCGAGAAGGTCATCGAGCGGTACATCCCGCAGGTGACCGTCATCGGTGACGCGCTGGTCGGACCGCTCGCGGTCACGCCAAACGTGCTGAGCACCATCG contains:
- a CDS encoding HVO_0758 family zinc finger protein, whose protein sequence is MKSVRKALREGELEKDTYDRLVCGQCEKPLKTENDPDQIKTVRICPDCAAEWKEIR
- a CDS encoding glycosyltransferase family protein, producing the protein MEYVQERIATLHDLGDAAVPDGLERDPVAETAVVVPMTDREHESPAAARVLSELEALDPAAVFVPVRASPDRIEPFREWLESFALPMRVLWCNAPDLEALLFDVGLADGAGKGRDVWLALGPAAEAAEYVVVHDADARSYEADHVRRLLAPLTMDFAFSKGYYARVEQGRLYGRLFRLFYAPLLRALSAGHDAPVIAYFDAFRYALAGEFAMRADLAERLRPPRAWGLEVGTVGDAFDYAGFAGTAQVDLGRHEHDHRAVAGDAGLEGMSREVAAELLRAFQERGVAPDYESLPARYRAAGRELIEQYRADATFNGLAYDPAEERDQLERYAESIAPPGPDRRLPRWTNAPITPQAVVHAADPRLERPVDSAGGD